One Helianthus annuus cultivar XRQ/B chromosome 12, HanXRQr2.0-SUNRISE, whole genome shotgun sequence genomic region harbors:
- the LOC110895023 gene encoding WAT1-related protein At1g70260 produces MERKLGMMLGEVVPCMLMVLMEFCTIGLTILASTVLSKGLSPFVFVVYTNALASIFLLPYNTFIINRNKRDEFMLQFLLLGFFGVTMAQNLAFVGLTYSSPIVAIGMTCLIPSISFILAVLCRKTNVDLRSSSSRTKLVGTLISIMGAVTMMLYRGPVVKDPSTHLQLATPRFFVFLSRNENWLLGCSLFAAASFSYSIWNIIQVGTLEKCPDVMTMASSYSLFGTFQSALLALIVERDPNAWRLQFDMGLLVIVLTAIFGSLIKSNVHIWCTRRKSQFYVTMFKPLGVPIAGMFGCFCFAETFHYGSLMAAAITGIGYYTMMWGQIREDESSMGKTDLSEERAPLLKQEDQV; encoded by the exons ATGGAGAGGAAGCTAGGTATGATGCTTGGTGAAGTGGTGCCATGCATGTTAATGGTGTTAATGGAGTTTTGCACCATCGGTTTAACCATCTTGGCTAGCACCGTCTTGTCGAAAGGGCTAAGCCCCTTCGTGTTCGTCGTCTACACCAATGCACTTGCTTCCATCTTTCTTCTACCTTATAACACATTCATTATCAATAGAAACAA GAGAGACGAATTTATGCTACAATTTCTTCTTCTTGGATTCTTTGG GGTGACGATGGCACAAAATCTAGCGTTTGTTGGATTGACTTATAGTTCTCCAATCGTTGCTATTGGAATGACCTGTTTGATTCCAAGTATTTCGTTTATTCTTGCTGTTCTTTGCAG AAAGACAAACGTTGATTTAAGAAGTTCAAGCAGTCGAACAAAACTGGTGGGTACGTTGATATCAATCATGGGAGCTGTAACAATGATGCTCTATAGGGGTCCAGTGGTGAAGGACCCTTCAACTCATCTTCAACTTGCCACTCCTCGTTTCTTTGTTTTCTTATCCAGAAATGAAAACTGGCTTCTTGGTTGTAGTCTTTTCGCAGCCGCCTCCTTTTCTTACTCAATATGGAACATTATACAG GTGGGAACTCTCGAAAAATGTCCAGACGTAATGACGATGGCTTCTAGCTATAGTTTATTTGGCACATTTCAATCTGCATTGCTTGCTTTGATAGTAGAAAGAGACCCAAATGCTTGGAGGTTGCAATTTGACATGGGACTCCTTGTCATCGTCTTAACG GCGATATTTGGAAGTTTAATAAAAAGCAATGTACATATATGGTGCACACGAAGAAAAAGCCAGTTCTATGTTACTATGTTCAAGCCTCTTGGTGTTCCAATTGCTGGCATGTTTGGTTGTTTTTGCTTTGCTGAAACATTTCATTATGGAAG CTTGATGGCCGCAGCGATAACTGGAATTGGATATTACACAATGATGTGGGGTCAAATTAGAGAGGATGAAAGTAGTATGGGCAAAACAGATTTATCGGAAGAGAGAGCCCCTCTTTTGAAACAAGAAGATCAGGTTTAG